One genomic segment of Hymenobacter psoromatis includes these proteins:
- a CDS encoding response regulator, whose product MQKLSSILLVDDDQITNFLNEQLLTSLGVTDQCLIAENGAEALALLAEQGEGPPPALVLLDVHMPVMDGIEFLEAYHHPPTQPPIVIALTTSVHARDRARLASLAVVDCIVKPLTREKINALLQQHFSRQLPAEMLTDDPTD is encoded by the coding sequence ATGCAAAAGCTTTCCAGTATTCTGTTGGTTGATGACGACCAGATTACTAATTTTCTCAACGAGCAGCTCCTTACCAGCCTGGGCGTAACCGACCAGTGCCTGATAGCCGAGAATGGGGCCGAGGCCCTCGCTCTGCTAGCCGAGCAAGGTGAGGGCCCACCTCCGGCCCTGGTGCTGCTCGACGTGCACATGCCCGTGATGGACGGCATCGAGTTTCTGGAAGCCTACCACCATCCGCCCACCCAGCCGCCCATCGTGATTGCCCTCACTACCTCGGTGCACGCCCGCGACCGCGCTCGCCTGGCCAGCCTGGCCGTAGTCGATTGCATCGTGAAGCCCCTGACGCGGGAAAAAATAAACGCGCTGTTGCAGCAGCACTTCAGCCGCCAGCTACCCGCCGAAATGCTGACCGACGACCCCACGGACTGA
- a CDS encoding PAS domain-containing protein, translating into MAAPPLPLASLSVPAELLDTLQTGFVHFGPIYAPHAPTELVDLAYLRFNPAAQQLLRLPAVPTATFRTLHPTETELFAFYRDVFLTGEARSYLRGTAGWQVRAQRHGEQLVVSLRAAPPLSTAQDTPAATDTSHYTLAHAQRVARQLTHEREVFRQILDRSPAALGLLRGPDYRFEYANPAFARLFGTTPLEGRPASQVLPQALHQGFIELLDRVYETGEPVWATEVPLPPPGPAGPARYFNLTYQAHLADGHADRLSVFAYEVTEQVVARQQAQQLSQELQAANQGLEARVAAGVQEARQAHAETEHQHARLAHFFEQAPAAICVLAGPELVFELVNPLYQAYFAAQPLLGVPVHNVPELQAAGVPALLHEVYATGITHTGHEVRLPLLTRPGDGQREDAYFDCTYQARYDGQNQVDGVLVFAYEVTEQVWARHLARQLTQELEARVTERTTQLQAAHAEVEGQRQQLQQLNEELEVRVAERTTQLQASLHEAELQRAQLGEQQSLLHQILGQLPAGVAVLTGPEHRFSFFNGPLQAVVDNRARLDRPLAELFPELVESGFVRRMDEVYATSQPFQGLRQPVWLHATQAHDSPPHYRDYLYQALRNAQGETLGVLAFIMDVTEQVLMQQRADDLQAKVQAAAVRQAQERETFYQIFAQTPAIVALMRGPEQRFEYVNPAFERLFPGRALVGRPVAEALPEIVSQGFLTLLDGVYQTGTAYFATEAPLIIAQPAGQPDQLLYLDITYQAYREGGHITGVSVFAFEVSEQVRARQQRKASLDYLQLVFEKAPVAIAVLTGPAYVVEVASPAICGMWGRDQAQVLGRPLFEVLPEVVDQGFAEILSEVHRTGIPFVAQEMPARLLRQGQLETVYFHFVYQPLANAQGLVEAVVVLATDVSQRVAARQQLAAANEELRATNQQLRHTNVDLDNFIYTASHDLKAPITNIESLLLLLRKELPPPARQAGLVPRVLDMMQSSIERFQLTIQQLTDLAHLQQAHAEPASAASLATVVQAVYLDLAPQLAATGGHLTLELGDCPSLPLQPQHLRSLVYNLLSNALKFHHPDRPPKVVLRCYREAATTVLAVQDNGLGLSETQQARLFGLYRRLHAHVHGSGVGLYMVKRLVENAGGTISVRSQPGVGSTFLVSLPD; encoded by the coding sequence ATGGCCGCCCCTCCCCTACCCCTCGCCAGCCTCTCTGTGCCGGCCGAGCTACTGGACACGTTGCAAACCGGCTTCGTGCATTTTGGGCCCATATACGCGCCCCACGCGCCCACCGAACTAGTCGATTTGGCTTATCTGCGGTTCAACCCGGCGGCGCAGCAGCTATTGCGGCTGCCGGCGGTGCCAACGGCTACTTTTCGCACCCTGCACCCGACCGAAACCGAGCTGTTCGCTTTTTACCGCGATGTTTTTCTGACTGGGGAGGCCCGCAGCTATTTGCGGGGCACGGCCGGCTGGCAGGTGCGCGCCCAGCGCCACGGCGAGCAGTTGGTGGTGAGCCTGCGCGCCGCCCCGCCCCTGTCCACCGCCCAGGACACCCCCGCGGCCACCGACACCAGCCACTACACCCTGGCCCATGCCCAGCGGGTGGCGCGGCAGCTCACCCACGAGCGCGAAGTATTTCGGCAGATACTCGACCGCTCGCCCGCCGCGCTGGGCTTGCTGCGGGGGCCCGACTACCGGTTTGAGTACGCCAACCCGGCCTTTGCCCGGCTCTTTGGCACTACCCCCCTCGAAGGGCGGCCGGCCAGCCAGGTGCTGCCCCAGGCACTGCACCAGGGCTTTATCGAGTTGCTGGACCGCGTGTACGAAACGGGCGAGCCGGTTTGGGCTACCGAAGTGCCCCTACCCCCGCCCGGCCCGGCAGGCCCAGCGCGCTACTTCAACCTTACTTACCAGGCCCATTTGGCCGACGGCCACGCCGACCGCCTATCGGTTTTCGCCTACGAGGTGACGGAGCAAGTAGTGGCCCGCCAGCAGGCGCAGCAGCTCAGCCAAGAGCTGCAAGCCGCCAACCAGGGGCTCGAAGCCCGCGTGGCGGCAGGGGTGCAGGAGGCCCGGCAGGCCCACGCCGAGACCGAGCACCAGCACGCGCGGCTGGCGCACTTTTTTGAGCAGGCCCCGGCGGCTATTTGCGTGCTGGCCGGCCCCGAGCTAGTGTTTGAGCTGGTGAACCCGCTGTACCAGGCATACTTCGCGGCCCAGCCGCTGCTGGGCGTGCCCGTGCACAACGTGCCTGAGCTGCAAGCCGCGGGCGTTCCGGCTCTGCTGCACGAGGTATACGCCACGGGCATCACCCACACAGGCCACGAGGTGCGCCTACCCCTGCTCACGCGGCCCGGCGATGGGCAGCGCGAAGATGCTTACTTCGACTGCACTTACCAGGCGCGCTACGACGGGCAGAATCAGGTGGACGGCGTGCTGGTCTTTGCCTACGAGGTGACGGAGCAGGTGTGGGCCCGCCACCTGGCCCGGCAGCTCACCCAGGAGCTGGAGGCCCGCGTGACCGAGCGCACTACCCAGCTGCAGGCCGCCCACGCCGAGGTAGAGGGCCAGCGCCAGCAGTTGCAGCAGCTGAATGAGGAACTGGAAGTCCGCGTGGCCGAGCGCACTACCCAGCTGCAAGCCAGCCTGCACGAAGCCGAGCTTCAGCGCGCGCAGTTGGGCGAGCAGCAGAGCCTGCTGCACCAGATACTGGGGCAGCTGCCAGCGGGCGTGGCTGTGCTGACTGGGCCTGAGCACCGCTTCAGCTTTTTTAACGGGCCCCTTCAGGCAGTGGTCGATAACCGGGCCCGGCTAGACCGCCCGCTGGCCGAGCTTTTTCCGGAGTTAGTTGAGTCCGGATTTGTGCGCCGGATGGATGAGGTGTACGCCACTAGCCAGCCGTTTCAGGGGCTGCGGCAGCCGGTCTGGCTTCATGCCACGCAGGCGCACGATAGCCCGCCCCACTACCGCGACTACCTCTACCAGGCCCTGCGCAACGCGCAGGGCGAGACGCTGGGCGTTCTGGCCTTTATTATGGACGTGACCGAGCAGGTGCTGATGCAGCAGCGTGCCGACGACCTGCAGGCCAAGGTGCAGGCCGCCGCCGTGCGCCAGGCCCAGGAGCGCGAAACCTTCTACCAGATATTTGCCCAAACTCCGGCCATCGTGGCCCTGATGCGCGGCCCCGAGCAGCGGTTTGAGTACGTGAACCCGGCTTTCGAGCGGCTGTTTCCGGGCCGAGCGCTGGTGGGCCGGCCCGTAGCCGAGGCGCTGCCCGAAATTGTATCGCAGGGCTTTCTGACGCTGCTCGATGGGGTGTACCAGACGGGTACTGCCTACTTTGCCACCGAAGCGCCGCTCATCATCGCGCAGCCTGCGGGCCAGCCCGACCAGCTGCTCTACCTCGATATCACCTACCAGGCGTACCGCGAAGGCGGCCACATCACGGGCGTTTCGGTCTTTGCCTTTGAGGTGAGCGAGCAGGTGCGCGCCCGCCAGCAGCGCAAGGCCAGCCTCGACTACCTCCAGCTGGTGTTTGAGAAAGCCCCGGTGGCCATCGCCGTGCTAACCGGGCCGGCCTACGTGGTGGAGGTGGCCAGCCCCGCCATTTGTGGCATGTGGGGCCGCGACCAGGCTCAGGTGCTGGGCCGGCCCTTATTTGAGGTACTCCCAGAAGTAGTTGACCAGGGCTTTGCCGAGATACTGAGCGAAGTGCACCGCACGGGCATTCCCTTCGTAGCCCAGGAAATGCCGGCCCGGCTGCTGCGCCAGGGGCAGCTCGAAACCGTGTATTTTCACTTTGTGTACCAGCCTCTAGCCAACGCCCAGGGGCTGGTAGAAGCGGTGGTCGTGCTGGCTACCGATGTCAGCCAGCGGGTGGCGGCCCGCCAGCAACTGGCCGCCGCCAACGAGGAGCTGCGCGCTACCAACCAGCAGCTGCGGCACACCAACGTGGACCTGGATAATTTCATCTACACGGCCTCGCACGACCTCAAGGCCCCCATCACCAATATCGAAAGCCTGCTGCTGCTGCTGCGCAAAGAGCTGCCGCCGCCCGCCCGGCAGGCGGGCCTGGTGCCGCGCGTGCTGGATATGATGCAAAGCTCTATCGAGCGCTTTCAACTCACCATTCAGCAGCTCACCGACCTGGCCCACTTGCAGCAGGCCCACGCCGAGCCGGCCAGCGCCGCCAGCCTGGCCACCGTGGTGCAGGCCGTGTACCTCGACCTGGCCCCGCAGCTGGCGGCCACCGGCGGCCACCTCACCCTGGAGCTGGGCGACTGCCCGAGCCTGCCGCTTCAGCCCCAGCACCTGCGCAGCCTGGTCTATAACCTACTCAGCAATGCGCTTAAATTTCACCACCCCGACCGCCCCCCCAAGGTGGTGTTGCGCTGCTACCGCGAAGCTGCTACTACCGTGCTGGCCGTGCAAGACAACGGCCTGGGCCTGAGCGAGACGCAGCAGGCCCGGCTCTTTGGCCTCTACCGCCGCCTGCACGCGCACGTGCATGGCTCGGGGGTAGGGCTCTACATGGTGAAGCGCCTCGTTGAGAACGCGGGCGGTACCATCAGCGTGCGCAGCCAGCCGGGCGTGGGGTCTACTTTTTTGGTTTCTTTGCCCGATTAG
- a CDS encoding M20/M25/M40 family metallo-hydrolase: MRKVLLTSCCLAALTAAAQAQTKKNVSGATVERVLTTLAADDMQGRGTDQPGNLKAAEFLAAEFKRIGLQPLPGQTGFMQEFPAYQTKTQAATVVLNGQPVAPANVLVLSGQPTLTWTNQDAQPPTVVTIGAGREERSKLAALLNPTANTLAIVDTAQAKFFGQLADYLRPGITSAEPLGSYSTVVVLTAPPAGTAPSYRVSATTTLKTMQLRNVAGLLPGQDPKRAKEYVIFSGHYDHLGILKPVAGDSIANGADDDASGTTAVVALAEYFKKQKANARPLLFVAFAAEEVGEFGSQYFSKQLNPKEVVAMFNIEMIGKVAKFGPNTAFITGYEKSDFGKILQENLTGTEFKFEPDPYPEQNLFYRSDNAMLARLGVPAHTISTDQIPTDKLYHSVDDEVSSLNVKNMTAVITAIARSASGIVAGRQTPTRVAPEK, from the coding sequence ATGCGCAAGGTACTGCTAACAAGCTGCTGCCTGGCAGCCCTAACGGCCGCCGCTCAGGCTCAAACCAAAAAAAATGTGTCGGGAGCTACCGTCGAGCGGGTGCTCACGACCCTGGCCGCCGACGATATGCAGGGCCGCGGTACCGACCAGCCCGGCAACCTCAAAGCCGCCGAGTTTCTGGCCGCCGAATTTAAGCGCATTGGCCTACAGCCTCTGCCGGGGCAAACCGGCTTTATGCAGGAATTTCCGGCCTACCAAACCAAGACGCAGGCGGCTACCGTTGTGCTCAACGGGCAGCCGGTGGCACCGGCCAACGTGCTCGTGCTATCAGGGCAGCCTACCCTGACCTGGACGAACCAGGATGCGCAGCCCCCGACCGTGGTGACGATAGGGGCCGGCCGAGAAGAGCGCAGTAAGCTGGCCGCCCTGCTCAACCCCACGGCTAATACGCTGGCCATTGTGGATACCGCGCAGGCTAAATTTTTTGGGCAGCTAGCCGACTACTTGAGGCCCGGCATTACCAGCGCCGAGCCGCTCGGCAGCTACTCGACCGTAGTAGTGCTCACCGCGCCGCCGGCCGGCACCGCACCAAGCTATCGCGTGAGCGCTACTACTACGCTGAAAACCATGCAGCTGCGTAACGTAGCGGGTTTGCTGCCGGGCCAGGACCCGAAGCGGGCCAAGGAGTACGTGATATTCTCAGGACACTACGACCACCTGGGTATCCTGAAGCCAGTAGCAGGCGACTCCATCGCCAATGGGGCCGACGATGATGCCAGCGGCACCACGGCCGTAGTAGCCCTGGCCGAATATTTCAAAAAACAAAAAGCGAATGCCCGGCCCCTGCTTTTCGTTGCCTTCGCGGCCGAGGAAGTAGGTGAATTCGGCTCTCAATATTTTTCCAAGCAACTCAATCCTAAAGAGGTGGTAGCCATGTTCAACATCGAGATGATTGGCAAAGTAGCTAAATTCGGTCCCAATACGGCCTTCATCACGGGTTACGAGAAGTCGGATTTTGGCAAGATTTTACAAGAAAACCTCACGGGTACTGAGTTCAAGTTTGAGCCCGACCCCTACCCCGAGCAAAACCTGTTCTACCGCTCCGACAATGCCATGCTGGCCCGGCTGGGCGTGCCGGCCCACACTATCAGCACCGACCAGATTCCGACCGATAAGCTCTACCACAGCGTGGATGACGAGGTAAGCAGCCTGAATGTGAAAAACATGACGGCCGTGATAACGGCCATCGCGCGCAGCGCCAGCGGCATCGTGGCCGGCCGCCAAACGCCCACCCGCGTAGCGCCGGAGAAGTAA
- a CDS encoding M1 family aminopeptidase, which translates to MKSVFAALLPGCLLLAVVAQAQAPTTPTAAPDAPYQPSATKTNDLVHTRLAVRFDYAKRYLYGQEWVTLKPHAYATDTLRLDAQGMDIKSVALVSGGAQQPLKFEYSDKNNLHINLGRLYKPGEEYMVYIEYTAKPDELKVQGSAAITDAKGLYFINPDSAVAGKPVQIWTQGETQSSSAWFPTIDRPNQKTTEEIAMTVPAKYTTLSNGRLVSQKPAGPGLRTDTWKMDLPHAPYLFMMAVGDFKITKDTWRGKEVSYYLEPKYAPFAKQIFGNTPDMLEFFSTRLGVEFPWNKYGQIVARDYVSGAMENTTATLHGEQVQMTERELLDRSYDQESVIAHELFHQWFGDYVTAESWSNITVNESMADFSEALYAEHKYGQDEADAHNYRYREAYLASPRDATKNLVRFHYNNREDVFDLVSYQKGGAIVQMLRTYLGDDVFFAGLQKYLTDNKFGNGEAQQMRLAMEAVSGQDLNWFYNQWYYGSGQPVVSIDYAWDAGSKTQSVTIKQTQPDKIFRLPLAIDYYVNGKVQRQRVTMTEATQTFTMPLAARPMLVNVDADKFTLWQKTDNKPLAEYLYQYSHAPLYVDRSEALEAAVAQQTSSPAARAVVLAALKDKFHGLREAAIEGLKLDDKAVAKAAAPTLRQLAATDPDNHVRAAALVALGKLKDKKDEKTLSAALSSQSYLVQGAALMGLSELNPNTALARAKTLEGDAHLAPAVTMIYAQKGGLEQWNYLRTTYDAAQGRGKYGLIPALTQMLPRLDDPTAFSEDVARIQALAVLPQLKARGYDKALIGVLQKGAEAQAGRPHGPQNQATVTAAVQAIEAAK; encoded by the coding sequence ATGAAATCAGTTTTCGCCGCGCTGCTGCCGGGCTGCCTGCTGCTGGCCGTAGTGGCCCAGGCCCAGGCCCCCACTACCCCCACCGCCGCGCCCGACGCGCCCTACCAGCCCTCGGCCACCAAGACCAACGACCTGGTGCACACGCGGCTGGCCGTGCGCTTCGATTACGCCAAGCGCTACCTCTACGGACAGGAATGGGTGACGCTGAAGCCCCACGCCTACGCCACCGATACCCTGCGGCTCGATGCTCAGGGCATGGATATTAAGAGCGTGGCTCTGGTGAGCGGCGGGGCGCAGCAGCCTTTGAAGTTTGAGTATTCGGATAAGAATAACCTGCACATTAACCTAGGCCGGCTCTATAAGCCGGGCGAGGAGTACATGGTGTACATTGAGTATACGGCCAAGCCCGATGAGCTGAAGGTACAGGGCTCGGCGGCCATTACCGATGCCAAGGGGCTCTATTTCATCAACCCCGACAGCGCGGTGGCGGGCAAGCCGGTGCAAATCTGGACCCAGGGCGAGACGCAAAGCTCGTCGGCCTGGTTTCCGACCATCGACCGGCCCAACCAGAAGACGACCGAGGAGATTGCCATGACCGTGCCGGCCAAGTACACGACTCTCAGCAACGGCCGCCTGGTAAGCCAGAAGCCCGCCGGCCCCGGCCTGCGCACCGACACCTGGAAGATGGACCTGCCCCACGCGCCCTACCTGTTTATGATGGCCGTGGGCGACTTCAAAATCACCAAGGATACCTGGCGCGGCAAGGAGGTCAGCTACTACCTGGAGCCCAAGTACGCGCCCTTCGCCAAGCAGATTTTCGGCAACACGCCCGACATGCTGGAGTTTTTCTCGACCCGGCTGGGCGTGGAGTTTCCGTGGAATAAGTATGGTCAGATTGTGGCCCGCGACTACGTGAGCGGGGCGATGGAAAACACCACCGCCACGCTGCACGGCGAGCAGGTGCAAATGACCGAACGCGAGCTGCTGGACCGCAGCTACGACCAGGAATCGGTGATTGCGCACGAGCTGTTTCACCAGTGGTTTGGTGATTATGTCACGGCCGAGTCGTGGTCCAACATCACGGTGAACGAGTCGATGGCCGACTTTTCGGAGGCCCTCTACGCCGAGCATAAGTACGGCCAGGACGAGGCCGATGCTCATAACTACCGCTACCGCGAGGCCTATCTGGCCAGCCCCCGCGACGCCACCAAGAACTTGGTGCGCTTCCACTATAACAACCGCGAGGACGTGTTTGACCTGGTGAGCTACCAGAAGGGCGGGGCCATCGTGCAGATGCTGCGCACCTACCTGGGCGACGACGTATTCTTCGCCGGCTTGCAGAAGTACTTGACTGATAATAAGTTTGGTAACGGCGAGGCGCAGCAGATGCGCCTGGCGATGGAAGCCGTGTCGGGCCAGGACCTGAACTGGTTCTACAACCAGTGGTACTACGGCAGCGGCCAGCCGGTGGTGAGCATCGACTACGCCTGGGACGCGGGCAGCAAGACGCAAAGCGTGACCATCAAGCAGACCCAGCCCGACAAGATATTCCGGCTGCCGCTGGCCATTGATTACTACGTGAACGGCAAAGTGCAGCGCCAGCGCGTGACCATGACCGAGGCCACTCAGACCTTCACTATGCCGCTGGCTGCCCGGCCCATGCTGGTGAACGTGGATGCCGACAAGTTTACCCTCTGGCAGAAAACCGACAACAAGCCCCTGGCCGAGTATCTGTACCAATACAGCCACGCCCCACTCTACGTGGACCGCAGCGAAGCCCTGGAAGCGGCCGTGGCCCAGCAAACCAGCAGCCCCGCCGCCCGCGCCGTGGTGCTGGCCGCCCTCAAGGACAAGTTTCACGGGCTGCGCGAGGCGGCCATCGAGGGGCTGAAGCTGGACGACAAGGCCGTGGCCAAAGCCGCCGCGCCCACCCTGCGCCAGCTCGCTGCCACCGACCCCGACAACCACGTGCGCGCCGCCGCCCTGGTGGCCCTGGGCAAGCTGAAGGATAAGAAGGACGAGAAAACGCTGTCCGCCGCCCTCAGCAGCCAGTCGTACCTGGTGCAGGGCGCGGCCCTGATGGGCTTATCCGAGCTCAACCCGAACACTGCGCTGGCCCGTGCCAAAACGCTGGAAGGCGACGCCCACCTGGCCCCGGCCGTGACGATGATATACGCCCAAAAAGGCGGTCTGGAGCAGTGGAACTACCTCCGCACGACCTACGACGCGGCCCAGGGACGCGGCAAATACGGCCTCATCCCGGCCCTGACCCAGATGCTGCCCCGCCTCGACGACCCCACCGCTTTTAGCGAAGATGTGGCCCGCATTCAGGCCCTGGCCGTACTGCCCCAACTCAAGGCGCGGGGCTACGATAAAGCGCTGATTGGCGTGCTGCAGAAAGGAGCGGAGGCCCAGGCCGGCCGGCCCCACGGCCCCCAAAACCAGGCGACCGTGACGGCAGCCGTGCAAGCCATTGAGGCCGCGAAGTAG
- a CDS encoding transporter → MRKTTPLVLAVLLAGRLIPALAQNTPEENSETTDAPWVRPIRPDRPGLSITPGVLRPGEFQLETGWQRLAPGGGVGLPSQATTLRIGFFSSLELRLTQNYAFGPAGAAARGRGEGPTPTLRPDSTGWAPLTVGIKLLLTPDRASRFQASLLFEAAVPGTGQRGLRRGTWGPGGRLLLSQQLGRRAALVGNFGFSQPGLTAHDALAGQYLGTLALTAPFTDRVGYFVEGYGQGHQQLTTGATAGLYYRPWTGLRFDATLGRVLGGPQAGATTVGLGLGLRLGGNGEH, encoded by the coding sequence ATGCGCAAGACCACTCCGCTGGTGCTGGCCGTCCTGCTTGCGGGCCGCCTCATCCCCGCCCTGGCCCAGAATACGCCGGAAGAAAACTCCGAAACTACCGACGCGCCTTGGGTGCGGCCCATTCGGCCCGACCGGCCCGGCCTCAGCATTACGCCCGGCGTGCTGCGGCCGGGCGAGTTTCAGCTCGAAACCGGCTGGCAGCGCCTCGCGCCCGGCGGGGGGGTAGGGCTGCCAAGCCAGGCCACTACGCTGCGCATCGGCTTTTTTAGCAGCCTGGAGCTGCGCCTGACGCAGAACTACGCATTCGGGCCGGCGGGCGCGGCGGCGCGGGGCCGGGGCGAGGGCCCTACCCCCACCCTCCGCCCCGACTCCACGGGCTGGGCTCCGCTCACGGTGGGCATCAAGCTACTGCTCACCCCCGACCGGGCCAGCCGCTTTCAAGCCAGCCTGCTGTTTGAAGCCGCGGTGCCCGGCACCGGCCAGCGCGGCCTGCGCCGCGGCACCTGGGGCCCCGGCGGGCGGCTGCTGCTGAGCCAGCAGTTGGGCCGCCGCGCCGCGCTGGTGGGCAATTTTGGCTTCAGCCAGCCGGGCCTCACGGCGCACGATGCGCTGGCTGGCCAGTACCTGGGCACGCTGGCCCTCACCGCGCCCTTCACCGATAGAGTAGGGTATTTTGTGGAAGGCTACGGCCAGGGCCACCAGCAGCTCACGACCGGCGCTACCGCCGGCCTCTACTACCGGCCCTGGACCGGGTTGCGCTTCGATGCTACGCTGGGCCGGGTGCTGGGCGGCCCGCAGGCCGGGGCCACTACGGTAGGGCTGGGCCTGGGCCTGCGGCTGGGCGGCAACGGCGAGCACTAA
- a CDS encoding META domain-containing protein, translating into MRRVALLLPWLLVAGTACQRPTDRGTTAPPMTTITPDAPLRNTRWVLRQVGSQPMSETFTEGQEPFLFISGSGTAEGQGGCNRFRGGLKPVTDDGELQFEPILSTRIACPALDTEQAFTQALDATRAYRITGNTLMLYNNPQRSGDPVAQFEAVFLR; encoded by the coding sequence ATGCGTCGCGTCGCTCTTTTACTACCCTGGCTGCTGGTGGCCGGCACTGCCTGCCAGCGCCCTACCGACCGGGGCACCACTGCCCCGCCCATGACCACCATCACCCCTGATGCTCCCCTGCGCAATACCCGCTGGGTATTGCGCCAGGTAGGCAGCCAGCCCATGAGCGAAACCTTCACGGAGGGCCAGGAGCCGTTTTTGTTCATTAGTGGGTCAGGTACCGCTGAGGGTCAGGGCGGCTGCAACCGCTTTCGGGGTGGCCTAAAGCCGGTGACCGATGACGGCGAGCTGCAGTTTGAGCCGATTCTCAGCACCCGCATCGCCTGCCCCGCGCTCGATACGGAGCAGGCTTTTACCCAGGCCCTCGACGCGACCCGCGCCTACCGCATCACTGGCAACACCCTGATGCTCTACAACAACCCCCAGCGCTCAGGCGACCCCGTAGCCCAGTTTGAAGCCGTTTTTTTGCGGTAA